The Lactobacillus sp. ESL0680 DNA segment GCCGAGATTAAGGATCATATTGAACAAGATAACAATTTGGGTCCTAACCAAAAATTAGCTTATCAAGCCCAAGTTGATGCGGCTTTGAACAAGGCAAAGGCTGATGTCGCTGCGGCGAAAACAACAGATCAGGTTGCACAAGCGGCAACTAATGGTCGAGATGCAATGTTGCTGATTAAAGCCGCAGCTGATTTGAAGTCAGCTCAAATTGCTGCTGAAAGAGCATTACTAGCCAAACATGATGCTGTTATTGCGGCGATTAATCAAAAGGTCAATATTGATAATGATGGTAAAGCAGCTTTAATTGCTCAAGTTGAAAGTGCATATAATGCTGCTCTAGCTAAGGTTGATAATCCGGCACCAGCAACAATTGCTCAAGTCAATAGCGATCGTGATGCTGGGATTGATAACATGCAAAATGTGTTGATTAATGCCGGCGATTTGGACAGCTCAATCAAGGAATATCAAGATAAGCTTGACCAAGTAGCACAAGCTGCGGTAGATCGCGTCAATAAGTCGGCAATGACAGCTGATGCTAAAGAGACAGCAATTACTGCAATTAACGCTGCGCGCGATTATGGTAAGGAACAGATTGCAGCTCAAGATAATTTAGCTGATATTAAAATCGCGGAAGCTGCAGGTGAGGCAGCAATTTTAGAAGCAGAAAAGGAAACTAGCTTAACTGCAGCTAAGGCGGCTGCTAATCAAAAGATTGATGATGCAGTTGCCACTGCTAAACAGCAGCTTCGTGATGCTGTTAGGGGATTATCAGCTGATGAAATAGCTGCCGCTGAAGCAGCAATTAATACTGCTGCCGCTACTGCTCATAATGCTATCAATAGTGCTACGAGTGAAGCAGCAGTTACTACTGCTGAAAACTTGGGTGAAACCGCAATTTATCAAGAAGTTGCCAAGGCTGGATTAGCTGCCAATAAGCGGCAAGCTAAGGAAGCAATTCAAGCCGCAATCGATAATGCCCAATTCAATGAAGAAGATAGACAGCGGGCTGAATCAATTCAAACAGCTGCTAATAATGCAATTGATGCGGCAACTACTTCTGCGGAAGTTGATGAGCAGAAGCAATTAGCTCTAGATGCGATTGCTAATGTTAAGACAGCAGCTAATTTGAACGATGCTAAGGATAAGGCAATTGCTGCTCTTGATAAGGAATTGAATGGTGATGGCACTCCTGAAAATCCGGGAGTTTTAAACCAAATTGCTAATAATTCTAACTTAACTTCTGATGAAATAGCAAAATACCAAGATCAGGCTAGGAATGCTTACACTAATGCCGTGGCTACAATTAATGGCTCTCAAGATGAGTCGTCGCTTCCAGCTAAAGAACGTGCGGGAATTTTGGCGATTGACCAAGCCTTAGTCGATGCAACTTTGCAAGACAAAAAGAATGCAGCTAATAGTGAATTGGATCAAGCTGCTAAAGATGCGGATGCAGCGATTGACCAATTAAACTTGGATCAAACCAAGAAGGATAACCTGCATAGTCTAGTTGCTAGTGAATTGGAAAAAGCTAAGAATAAGGTTAATGCCGCAACTGATGAAGTCGGAATTAATGCGGCCGTAACTGAAGGAAAAGCCGCAATTAATAATCTTGGTAGCAACGCTACTGATGAGGAGTTGACCCAAGCTGCAACTAATGCCAAGAATAATTTGCAAAGTCAAGCAACTGATGTAAAGGCACAAATTGCTAAGTCATATCAAGATGGAAAGCTAGATCAAGATCAATATAATGACTTGAATGAGCAGGTTCAAACTGCCCTAGATAATGCAATTACGGCAATTAATCGGGCTAATAATCCAGCTGAAGTTACCCAAGCTGCAGCTACTGGTGCCACAAACATTGCTGCAGTTGCTTCTGCTAAAGATGTAGAGGAAGCCTTGAATACAAATTTGGCAGCTTTACAAGCTGCTGCAGATCAGGCAACTCAGGCAATTGACGCGTCATCGGCAACTTCTGAACAAAAAGAGCAGATGAAAGCAGTAATTGAAGCTGAACGAGTTAAGGCTGCAGACAAAATAAAGGAGGCCAAAGAAACTACAGATCCAATTACCAATATGGCAGCAGCTAAAGATCAAGGAATAACAACAATTGCCAATATTTCTCAACTTTATGATGAGAAAGATACCGCGATTAAAGATTTAAAGCAAAAAGCGGCCGCAGCTAAAGCTCAAATTGCCGCAGCTGCTAATAATCCAGCTGATGCCGCAAGTTCATACTTAAGTGTGAGTGAAGTTGCCGCAGCTAACGCGGCTGTTGATGCTGCCCTAAGTGATGCTATTTCTGCAATTAATGCCGCACCAGATCAAGCTGGAATTACTGCAGCGCAAACGGCTGGCGAGACCGCAATTACTAATTCAACTTTGCCGGCACAATTAACGGCTGAGAAGAATAAGCAAATTGCCGCGATTAATGCTTACGCTGCTGGACCAGATGGCAAGGGCGCAATAGAAGCTTCTAACTTAACTACTGAGCAAAAAGCAATGCTGGAAGCGCAAATTGAGGTCGCAAGAAAGAAGGCTGTGGACAAGATTAATAATGTTCAGTTGCCAGCTAACCCGGTGCCAGCTGATTTGACGACGGCGACAACTGCTATTTCTGATGCTGAAAAGGGAACAGTGCAAAATGGTGCAGCTGACTTTGGTGAAGCAGGAATTGCCGCGATTGTTAGTGCAGCTAAAGATCAAGAAACATTGAATTATAAGTCTAATAAGATTGCGGAGTTAGAACAATACGCTGCAGATGCAAAACACAAGATTGAACAATCTGGCTTGCCAGCAGACAAGCAGCAGGAACAAAAAGCCCTGATTGATGCCGCAGTTGATACTGCTAAGGCAAAGATTACGGCGGCAACTGATACAACTGCAGTTGATGCTGAATTTAGTACAGGTGAGGGCAACATTGATAAAGTTGTTACGGCTGCTCAACTTGCCGGTCAAAAGAGCACAGCCCTTGATGCTATTAAGGATGAGCAAGCCAAGGCAATTGCAATTGTCAATAAGTCGAGCCTGACATCAGAGCAAAAGCAAGCTGCAATTGCAGATATTAATAGTTCTTATGATGGTGCTAAGGCGTCAGTTGAAGCCGCAACTGATGATACTGCTCTTGATAGTGCTAAGGCAGATGGCATTGATAAGATTAAGGCAGTTTTAAATAAAGGAAATAGTTATCCGCATTTTGCTAATGAAATTGATAATACTAAGGATTTGGCAACTGATTATCATAATTTGGCATTAACTGATGAGGAAAAGGCGCAGTACAGTTCTTTAATTGCAGAAGTGGAAAATGGAATTAGTGATCTTGGTACTGCGGCTGATCTTGGTTCGGCAGTTGAAGCTTATGATCGCGGCAGAACTGCTTTGAATAAGTTAATTGCCGATAAACAAATTAATAATGCAGCTAAGGCAGCAAAAGACAAGATCGATCAAATTCCGGATGACGTTTTAAGCAAGACAGATAAGGCAAACTTGAAAGAGCAAGTTGATGCTGCTGCCAAGAAGACGACGAATGCCATTAATGAAGTTGTTGAGCCGAATGGGGATGTTAGCGCTAAGGCTGAAAAGATTAATGAAATTATGACGGCTGGTATGAATGATATTAGTGCTTATGATACTCAAGCCTTAACTCATTCTCAAACTGCTGCCAAGGATAAGTTGGACCAAGAAGCAAATACTGCTAATACAGCAATTGATAATTCAAGTTTGACAGATGAGCAAAAGGCAGAACAGAAGCAAAAAGTCCAAGCTGCCTTGACTGCCGCCAAAGAGGAAGTTGATGCTGCAACTGACCAAAATGGAGTTAATACTGCTTTGACAGATGGCAAGCAAGACATCGATGATGTTTCAAAGACTACAGAACTTTTACTTGATAAGAATCAAGCTATTCAAGATTTGCAAAATGCTGCAGATGAAGCAACGACTTTGATTGATAGTTCTAACTTATCTGATGAGGAGAAAACTACAGAAAAATGTAACATTATTGCTGCTGTAAGTGATGCTCAGGCCAAAATTAACCAAGCTACAACTAGTGATGATATTCAAACTGCTTTAACAGATGGTAAGGAATACATTGGTCAAATAGTTGCTGATGTTAACTTGGAACATGCTAAAAATGAAGCCAAACAGGACTTAGCAGCAGCGGCTGATAATGCTAATGAAGCTATTGATAATTCAAGTTTGACGGATGAGCAAAAAGCCGAGCAAAAGCAAAAAGTGCAAGCTGCATTGACAGCTGCTCAAGGGAAGGTAGATGAAGTCACTGACCAAGATGGGATTAGTGCAGTTGTAACGGACGGCAAGGCAAAGATTAACGAAATAGTTACCAATGTTGATTTACAACAAGCTAAGAATGAAGCCAAGCAAGAGCTAGCTGCCGCAGCCGATAATGCCAATACGGCAATCGATAATTCAAGTTTGACAGATGAACAAAAGACAGAACAGAAGGAGAAAGTCCAAGCTGCTTTGACTGCTGCTCAAGACAAGGTAGATGCTGCGGCTGATAGTACAGATATTGCAACCGAATTGGCTAATGGTAAGACAGCAATTAATGACGCGACAGGTAATACATCACTTCTTGATGCTCAAAACAAGGCTAAACAGGAATTACAGTTAGCAGCTGATGCTGCCAATACGTCAATTGATAATTCAAGTTTGACAGATGAGCAAAAGGCAGAACAGAAGGAGAAAGTCCAGGCTGCTTTGACAGCTGCTCAAGGTAAAGTAGATGAAGCCACTGACCAAAATGGAATTAGTGCAGCTGTAACAGATGGCAAGCAAGACATTGACGATGTTTCCAAGGATAAAGAAATTTTAATTGATAAAAATCAAGCTATCAGTGATTTACAAGATGCTATAGATCAAGCCAATAATGCAATTGAACAGTCAGGTTTGTCTACGCAAGAAAAGACAGAACAAAAGCAAAAGCTGCAGGATATTTTAACAACCGCTAAGGATAAGATTAACCACTCAACTGATTCAGCTGGTGTCGCAAGTGAATTGACTAATGACAAAGCTTTGCTTACTGCTAGACAGGATGCGATTAATAAGATTGACCATGCCTATACAACCGCTAAGGACAAATTGACGACAGGTCAAATTAGTCCAACTCAACTAGCCGCTGCTAAGCAAAAAGCACTGGCTAACTTAAATGACACTGCGACTAGTGATGATATTAATAATAATTTGGTTAGCTGGCTGCGTGACATTGCTACGGCAGCTGTTCAAGATACGGCAAATGCGGCAAATCAGGCAATTGATAGTAATCCTGCCTACAGTCAAGCTGACAAGACTAAGCTGAAGGCCAAGGTTAATGAACTGCTAAATGAAGCAATCAAGGATCAGGGTGCAATTAGCTCGGCAACAGATCATGAAAGTGTGATTGCTGAACGTGACAAGGCAATTAATGAAATTATCAAGTATTACACTGATAAGCCAACAATTAATCATGTTTTGCATGATAGTGATAGCAGCAGTTCAATTTCAGCACCGACGCCAACTTTACCTGCTAATGATGCGTCAGCTAAAGAACAAACTTTACTACATAATGCTTATATTTATGATGCAAGCGGCAAGCGGGCTAATAAGTTGGTTCTAAAAGCTGGTTCAACGGTCAAGACTTATGGCACTAAGGAAATCGCTGGTCAAACTTATTTGATTTTACACAGTCAAGGTCAAGAATATTACCTAATTGACACCAATGTCACTGGTAAATCAGCTAAGTTGAACCATAATGCTTATGTTTATAATCGTGTTGGCAAGCGCATTGGTACCAAGTCGCTTCTCAAGAAGGGCAGGACAATTACAATTTATGGCAGTCCAGTTAAGATTGCCGGTAAAATATACTACATTATTGGTGCTGGCGAATATATCAAGGCTGCTAATGTCAATACCGCAACGGATGCTGAGCCATCAGGTCAGCCAGCAACTTTAGGACCTAATGAAAAACCGTTAATGCATAATGCTTATTTGTACAATGAGCATGGTGAACGCATTGGTCAGGTGGTTCTAACCGATAATTCAATTGTTGAAGTTAGTGGAACTACCGTCATTAATGGCCGCGAGTTTACTAAGTTGACCAACGGCTATTATGTAGCTTCTGCTAACATAACTGGTACTGAGCAAGAGTTGGTTCACAATGCTGCTATTTACAACCGGTCAGGTAAGAAAGTTGGCAACAAGGTTATCACCAAGGGTAAGCAGGTCACTGTTTATGGTGATCCAGTTACAATTAAGGGTAACCAGTATTACATTATTGGTCGCAACCAATATTTGCAGGTCAATAATTTTTAATAAAATTATTCAGACCTAACAAAAAACGCTAAGCTGAAAAGCCTAGCGTTTTTGCTTGCAAAATTATGCTGTTAATTATTGTTGTTGCCGTATCCGAAAATCTCGAGAATAAACAGAAAAATGTTAATGAAGTCTAGGTAGAGCTGTAAGGCGCCTAAGATTGCCAAACCATTAGTTGAAACCTGATTGCCATAATTGTTGTAAATCATCTTCATCTTGTTGGCGTCACTGGCAACTAAGCCGGTAAAGATAATCACGCCAATAAAGGAAAAGATGTAGGTAATCGTTGGGTTGTGTAAAAACATGTTAACAATCCAAGCGATGAAAAAGCCGAATAGTGCGGCGCTGAAGTAGGAACCCCAGTTGGTTAGATCCTTCTTGGTAAAAGTCCCAAAAGCAGCCATCGCAATGAAGACCGCACTTGAAGAAACAAAAGCAGTTGTGAGCTGGGTTCCTGTGTAAAAGCCGGCAATTAGGGCAAATTCAAAGCCATAAATGACGGCCAAAATCATTAACATAATGAAACTAGCAGCAGGATTGCGGTTGGCCTTAAAGCTGATCCCCATCGATAAGGCAAAAGGCACAAGTAAGATGAGCCACATAATTGCGACCGGCATTTGCATGACGGCACTTCTGAAGACAGTCATTGTTAAGTAAGAAGTAAGGGCGGAAACCAGCACTGCGATGCCCATTAACGCGTACATTTTGGTTAAAAAACTGTTGGTATCAGAAATGCTGCGGATTTGCCGCCGTTCTTGATTAGTATCAAAATTATTCATAAAAATTTCCTTTCTGTTTGGTTTTGCTTGTTAATAAACTAACACAATTAGGATATTGAGTGAAGTAAAAGAAGCTATGCAGTTAAGTTTTATATCAAAATCTGCTTTACGACAATACTTTTCTTGCAATTTCCTGTAAAATAGAAATGTTAATCAGTGTTTGTAAAAAAGGACGAAAGATGGAAAAAAATCAAATTATCGACTTAGAAATCACCGACTTGTCTTACGAGGCAATGGGAGTAGCGCATTATGAAGGCATGACGATTTTCGTTACTAATGCGCTGCCGGGTGAAACAGTCAGTGCTAAAATTTTAAAGGTTAAGAAGCGGTTTGCTTTTGCTAAAATCGAAAAGATTATTAAGGAAAGTCCCGACCGAGTAAACATTGAACTTAATCAATGGGTGCAAACTGGCCTGGCATCATTAGCCCACATTAAGTATGACAAGCAGCTAGAGTTTAAGCGCAATCAGGTTGTTAACTTACTGCAAAAGGCGCACTTAGATAATGTGGAAGTTGGTCAGACTTTGCCAAGCCCAGAAGAAACGGGTTATCGTAACAAGGCACAGGTGCCGGTACGAACAGTTAATGGCCAATTGGAGATTGGCTTTTTCAGACGGCATTCACATGACCTGGTGCCGCTGACGAATTTCTTTACGACTGATCCCGAGATTGACCGCGTCTTAGTTGCCGTGCGTGACATTTTACGTGCCAGCAATGTGCCAGCTTATGATGAAATTCATAATAAGGGCGAGGTGCGTTATCTTGATGTGCGCCGCAGCAAGGCTAATGGCGAAATCATGGTCATCTTGGTTTGTCTGCACAAGGATTTCCCACAATTAGAAAAAATTGCCGCAGAAATCAAGAAGATTGAGGGTGTCACGAGTCTAGTTTTGAATTATAACCCGAAGAAGACCAATGTTATTTTGGGTAAGGCAGATTACCTAATCTTTGGTAAACCACAGATTGTTGACCAAATTGGCGATGTTAAGTTCAGAATTTCGCCGGAGAGTTTCTTCCAAATTAACTCGCTGCAAACGCCAAGATTGTATGACTTGGCAATTAAGCAAGCTGACTTAAAGGAAACGGATACGGTGATTGATGCTTATTCTGGTATTGGGACAATCGGTTTGAGCGTTGCTAAGCATGTCAAGAGTGTGCGTGGAATTGAAGTGGTGCGGGATGCCGTCAAAGATGCCAATGATAATGCCGAAATGAATGACATTCACAATGCCAAATATTTCGTTGGTAAAGCTGAAGAATTGATGCCGCGGTGGGCTGACAAGGGCATTACCAGCGATGTGATTTTTGTTGATCCGCCAAGAAAGGGTCTGACGCCAGAATTCATTGCCGGCGCAGTTAAGACTGGCCCGAAGAAGATTGTTTATATCTCCTGTAACCCCGCCACTCTTGTGCGCGATCTGCAGGAATTCCAAAAACTTGGTTATGACTTCAACCGGATTGATCCCGTTGACATGTTCCCACAAACGCCACACGTTGAAGCAGTAGCGGTGTTGACAAGAAAATAGAATAATAAATAAAAGATACTAATCTAGATTATAATAATTTAGATTAGTATTTTTTA contains these protein-coding regions:
- a CDS encoding DUF1542 domain-containing protein; this encodes MNLESKKDRFSIRKLTIGVASVLLGFTFMGVKGQTVKADTLQSDQNQTETKQIAAKQDQATTKADTPANNDKLATYAGLKSFLRDDLPEDTKTDTTAKTPEQDNQTTSSITDEHQTEPAKPDQNNNQPVAKPNENDHQADASDAAAVNITAGDNSAVATATQQQKPQTQDLVETANLATTRESSVNVGSWKGLTDAFSNVNIHEINIINNIKAGTSDADVEVKTRDLVIKSAEDGRYIIDFQRYRPRDKTSSTKVNITYENLDIYSCTYYGLMQTSSNKRAIVNFRNVNFVGSQMMYVGEHTEIHFYGTNTAQTVKTYTNVFGTSTTQSTSQQLFEFTQEGGRLIFEDGTQFTGTTYSGNVVEMSGGKTGADTIDGISLANNNQVIVKNGAVVTLNPKGGAMPDTPNTVENTNSANGIVIYSGQGSVDIQGGGTVNINVGGTTDYAGTINNRKAKAINLSDSGSSLTVGDGGNLNIVTNGNISDRSGKGPANVLVNIGGNLTVGKAANFNITGKNMGNFAGTLMNIGGSSDITGSNFKIQLTDDPGTGKLTLLNPSSNTQINNPHDFLLDTGANDVANILSTGNFTLNSVRLKQPGASTSNAFRTFGFKGNSNGTLSTISTAIEGISPSDETAAITLINGKDLAVLEFVSANEGFLTIDPISDDDIIIDDGDNEVITGYANEGGAYISAVMPDNSRLGNITSPYYKEAAQNIKYAAVSADSAETSGAHQGKFKFTITIPKAQLASITAGSMVTLTATKNFVQGDPSLEDPQNPQSAKLYSANEIAVKKQEDAVKAINEAATAAKQKLTNLFGSDTAKAQPYIDAIDEWVTKSTTNDPTSADSVYGTSDSAEIVNRRDTAIAGINDEVTKAEAANVEELRTAAKTELAAYAQKANQYLGTTDDSDIADLVNAANDVFDDENSTSDDVTAALAAAKANILASFKTKAEGKITTTTNSNTHKITSVLALSSEQKEKYQTELESAADAGKTAIDAAADLDTAGTAYQTAKNDTDKVYATANTVSDLRKYKNTLKHNYPSLADQLESESATYEAQIDNGTSDLAAGKAALDQIVAGHNTAAVSDLQAAYDAAKPQLEGSSNQKVQDALTAAQDAITAVGTANSEEDMAAKKEAAQTAIDKLNALIALQNEATSEKAKYAAMYPSNSTVTNQINTDIDAALATGIDNITAGSTTKDNLAEVQTAGIVAIDRVGAKAQLGQKALEIEEQINNLPGLSAGERDEQIQAVKDLLTNDDHTGYQDQIDAATSQDAVNTLTTAGLTALNNLLADQTLASERNNAIAKLQAAQTAANAQIDATGLSAADKAKFKQDIQNQVDQGISNINTATAIDTINDAEVAAENGINGIVTNARTQNTALQSAQAAAISELTQYAQTAKTAIDNLPADQLSPSEKETYKEQIDQAVTAATNAINAATTPTDVTSAKTIGKTNIDSIQVAADLAAAKAKALKELTTAQANNKQAIDDLFTAGKIDADKQAELKGRIDDFYNNAVAKVTDDTTTNQIVIDKTAGINAMNGVVTDAADTANQELTTAKDNALDNTGNPIGLNNLAAEIKDHIEQDNNLGPNQKLAYQAQVDAALNKAKADVAAAKTTDQVAQAATNGRDAMLLIKAAADLKSAQIAAERALLAKHDAVIAAINQKVNIDNDGKAALIAQVESAYNAALAKVDNPAPATIAQVNSDRDAGIDNMQNVLINAGDLDSSIKEYQDKLDQVAQAAVDRVNKSAMTADAKETAITAINAARDYGKEQIAAQDNLADIKIAEAAGEAAILEAEKETSLTAAKAAANQKIDDAVATAKQQLRDAVRGLSADEIAAAEAAINTAAATAHNAINSATSEAAVTTAENLGETAIYQEVAKAGLAANKRQAKEAIQAAIDNAQFNEEDRQRAESIQTAANNAIDAATTSAEVDEQKQLALDAIANVKTAANLNDAKDKAIAALDKELNGDGTPENPGVLNQIANNSNLTSDEIAKYQDQARNAYTNAVATINGSQDESSLPAKERAGILAIDQALVDATLQDKKNAANSELDQAAKDADAAIDQLNLDQTKKDNLHSLVASELEKAKNKVNAATDEVGINAAVTEGKAAINNLGSNATDEELTQAATNAKNNLQSQATDVKAQIAKSYQDGKLDQDQYNDLNEQVQTALDNAITAINRANNPAEVTQAAATGATNIAAVASAKDVEEALNTNLAALQAAADQATQAIDASSATSEQKEQMKAVIEAERVKAADKIKEAKETTDPITNMAAAKDQGITTIANISQLYDEKDTAIKDLKQKAAAAKAQIAAAANNPADAASSYLSVSEVAAANAAVDAALSDAISAINAAPDQAGITAAQTAGETAITNSTLPAQLTAEKNKQIAAINAYAAGPDGKGAIEASNLTTEQKAMLEAQIEVARKKAVDKINNVQLPANPVPADLTTATTAISDAEKGTVQNGAADFGEAGIAAIVSAAKDQETLNYKSNKIAELEQYAADAKHKIEQSGLPADKQQEQKALIDAAVDTAKAKITAATDTTAVDAEFSTGEGNIDKVVTAAQLAGQKSTALDAIKDEQAKAIAIVNKSSLTSEQKQAAIADINSSYDGAKASVEAATDDTALDSAKADGIDKIKAVLNKGNSYPHFANEIDNTKDLATDYHNLALTDEEKAQYSSLIAEVENGISDLGTAADLGSAVEAYDRGRTALNKLIADKQINNAAKAAKDKIDQIPDDVLSKTDKANLKEQVDAAAKKTTNAINEVVEPNGDVSAKAEKINEIMTAGMNDISAYDTQALTHSQTAAKDKLDQEANTANTAIDNSSLTDEQKAEQKQKVQAALTAAKEEVDAATDQNGVNTALTDGKQDIDDVSKTTELLLDKNQAIQDLQNAADEATTLIDSSNLSDEEKTTEKCNIIAAVSDAQAKINQATTSDDIQTALTDGKEYIGQIVADVNLEHAKNEAKQDLAAAADNANEAIDNSSLTDEQKAEQKQKVQAALTAAQGKVDEVTDQDGISAVVTDGKAKINEIVTNVDLQQAKNEAKQELAAAADNANTAIDNSSLTDEQKTEQKEKVQAALTAAQDKVDAAADSTDIATELANGKTAINDATGNTSLLDAQNKAKQELQLAADAANTSIDNSSLTDEQKAEQKEKVQAALTAAQGKVDEATDQNGISAAVTDGKQDIDDVSKDKEILIDKNQAISDLQDAIDQANNAIEQSGLSTQEKTEQKQKLQDILTTAKDKINHSTDSAGVASELTNDKALLTARQDAINKIDHAYTTAKDKLTTGQISPTQLAAAKQKALANLNDTATSDDINNNLVSWLRDIATAAVQDTANAANQAIDSNPAYSQADKTKLKAKVNELLNEAIKDQGAISSATDHESVIAERDKAINEIIKYYTDKPTINHVLHDSDSSSSISAPTPTLPANDASAKEQTLLHNAYIYDASGKRANKLVLKAGSTVKTYGTKEIAGQTYLILHSQGQEYYLIDTNVTGKSAKLNHNAYVYNRVGKRIGTKSLLKKGRTITIYGSPVKIAGKIYYIIGAGEYIKAANVNTATDAEPSGQPATLGPNEKPLMHNAYLYNEHGERIGQVVLTDNSIVEVSGTTVINGREFTKLTNGYYVASANITGTEQELVHNAAIYNRSGKKVGNKVITKGKQVTVYGDPVTIKGNQYYIIGRNQYLQVNNF
- a CDS encoding Bax inhibitor-1/YccA family protein, whose protein sequence is MNNFDTNQERRQIRSISDTNSFLTKMYALMGIAVLVSALTSYLTMTVFRSAVMQMPVAIMWLILLVPFALSMGISFKANRNPAASFIMLMILAVIYGFEFALIAGFYTGTQLTTAFVSSSAVFIAMAAFGTFTKKDLTNWGSYFSAALFGFFIAWIVNMFLHNPTITYIFSFIGVIIFTGLVASDANKMKMIYNNYGNQVSTNGLAILGALQLYLDFINIFLFILEIFGYGNNNN
- the rlmD gene encoding 23S rRNA (uracil(1939)-C(5))-methyltransferase RlmD; this translates as MEKNQIIDLEITDLSYEAMGVAHYEGMTIFVTNALPGETVSAKILKVKKRFAFAKIEKIIKESPDRVNIELNQWVQTGLASLAHIKYDKQLEFKRNQVVNLLQKAHLDNVEVGQTLPSPEETGYRNKAQVPVRTVNGQLEIGFFRRHSHDLVPLTNFFTTDPEIDRVLVAVRDILRASNVPAYDEIHNKGEVRYLDVRRSKANGEIMVILVCLHKDFPQLEKIAAEIKKIEGVTSLVLNYNPKKTNVILGKADYLIFGKPQIVDQIGDVKFRISPESFFQINSLQTPRLYDLAIKQADLKETDTVIDAYSGIGTIGLSVAKHVKSVRGIEVVRDAVKDANDNAEMNDIHNAKYFVGKAEELMPRWADKGITSDVIFVDPPRKGLTPEFIAGAVKTGPKKIVYISCNPATLVRDLQEFQKLGYDFNRIDPVDMFPQTPHVEAVAVLTRK